A region of Lacinutrix sp. Hel_I_90 DNA encodes the following proteins:
- a CDS encoding DUF1361 domain-containing protein, with protein MKTIKCILSKNQQQNLVLLGLLLFSFFLLSTRIVLTKTGYFLFLVWNVFLASIPYAITMYLSEKKDLRKAGQVFAFIVWRLFLPNAPYIITDLYHLKRSTPHLIWLDTLVIITFAMTGIALFYCSLNKMLKIIKKHYNIKQEKIIVMLLCFLSAFGIYIGRYLRYNSWELLSNPKPLGIDILGILLQPKVNSKAWLFTILFGLFLSLGHFIFKHLTLKKQ; from the coding sequence ATGAAGACTATAAAATGTATCCTTTCAAAAAATCAACAACAGAATCTGGTCCTACTCGGTCTTTTGTTATTTAGTTTCTTTTTGCTATCTACCAGAATAGTCCTCACTAAAACCGGCTATTTCCTTTTTTTAGTCTGGAATGTCTTTTTAGCCAGTATCCCCTATGCCATTACGATGTATCTTTCAGAAAAGAAAGACCTGCGAAAAGCAGGACAAGTGTTTGCTTTTATCGTTTGGCGATTATTTTTACCCAATGCGCCGTACATTATTACAGATTTATACCATTTAAAAAGAAGCACACCGCATCTTATCTGGCTAGACACTTTAGTCATTATAACATTCGCAATGACAGGGATCGCCTTGTTTTATTGTTCTTTAAACAAAATGCTGAAAATCATTAAGAAACATTACAATATAAAACAGGAAAAAATAATAGTGATGCTCCTCTGTTTCTTATCGGCTTTCGGTATTTACATTGGGCGGTATTTACGTTATAATTCATGGGAATTATTAAGTAATCCCAAACCGTTGGGGATTGATATTCTCGGGATCCTTTTACAGCCAAAAGTAAATAGTAAAGCGTGGTTATTCACTATTTTATTCGGCTTGTTTTTAAGCTTAGGGCATTTTATTTTCAAACACTTAACATTAAAAAAACAATAA
- a CDS encoding DUF2809 domain-containing protein, whose amino-acid sequence MNYKFQPYFFAAFYTLLLVEIAIALLLKTGFIRHTVGDFLVVILLYCFIKSFLDLKIIYTALSVLFIAYTIEFLQLYNILTYLNLRGNTLAGLILGTSFSIPDLVAYTLGIICIAFIDLKKSKTRQK is encoded by the coding sequence ATGAACTACAAATTCCAACCCTACTTTTTCGCAGCCTTCTACACCTTATTATTAGTAGAAATCGCTATTGCTTTACTACTAAAAACGGGTTTTATAAGGCACACTGTTGGCGACTTTTTAGTCGTTATACTCCTCTACTGTTTTATAAAAAGCTTTTTAGATCTCAAAATAATCTACACCGCACTCTCGGTGCTGTTTATTGCTTATACCATAGAGTTTCTTCAGCTATATAATATTTTAACCTATTTAAATCTACGCGGAAATACACTGGCAGGCTTAATACTTGGTACGTCTTTTAGTATTCCAGATTTAGTCGCCTATACTTTAGGCATCATTTGCATTGCTTTTATCGATTTAAAAAAATCAAAAACACGCCAAAAATGA